From Bacillus sp. Bos-x628, the proteins below share one genomic window:
- the ytvI gene encoding sporulation integral membrane protein YtvI, producing the protein MNHTYIAIFLRSLMIISIAVFAVVFLYQSFPFLYPFWIAFVVSCLIHPAVCKIEEVTGMPRGFVVIIVLLLFLVAAAGMMTLFVVEIISGSAYLAKVLPSHLDQMINVVERFFTDKILPLYHDLTAQFNTLHAGQKESILGQIQALGDEAAAKIGSFLSKTLELIPAFLGLLPNAAATLLFSALATFFITKDWFTLKKYGTRMFPARWMLHTRAILSELKKAITGFLKAQLLLVAMTIGIVLIGLFILKVKHALIIALCIGLVDLLPYIGSGTVFLPWIIYSVITGNLSLAIGLGILYIVVLIQRQISEPKVLSNSIGLNPLATLVSLFVGLKLFGFLGLVLGPASLVVWQAFHHAGVFRDIHHFIMHGIQK; encoded by the coding sequence GTGAATCACACCTACATTGCTATTTTTCTGCGAAGCTTGATGATCATCAGCATTGCCGTGTTTGCGGTTGTCTTTTTATATCAGTCATTTCCGTTTTTATATCCATTTTGGATTGCTTTTGTTGTTTCTTGTTTGATTCATCCGGCCGTTTGCAAAATAGAAGAAGTGACTGGTATGCCAAGAGGCTTTGTTGTCATCATAGTGCTGCTGTTGTTTTTAGTCGCAGCGGCAGGCATGATGACCCTTTTCGTGGTCGAAATCATTTCTGGGAGTGCTTATTTAGCAAAAGTCCTGCCTTCTCACCTTGATCAGATGATCAATGTTGTGGAACGATTTTTTACAGATAAGATTCTGCCTTTATATCATGATCTGACCGCACAATTTAACACACTTCATGCAGGACAAAAGGAATCTATTTTAGGACAAATCCAAGCGCTTGGCGATGAGGCAGCAGCAAAAATCGGGTCTTTTCTTTCAAAAACGCTCGAACTGATTCCGGCTTTTTTAGGCCTTTTGCCTAATGCGGCAGCGACTCTTTTATTCTCTGCACTTGCGACTTTTTTTATCACAAAAGATTGGTTTACATTAAAAAAGTATGGTACACGTATGTTCCCCGCACGGTGGATGTTACATACACGTGCCATTCTATCTGAATTAAAAAAAGCAATCACTGGATTTTTGAAAGCACAGCTCTTGCTCGTTGCGATGACCATTGGCATCGTTTTAATTGGACTTTTCATCTTAAAGGTAAAGCATGCCCTCATCATCGCACTATGCATAGGTCTCGTCGACTTACTTCCTTATATCGGAAGTGGCACTGTCTTTTTGCCATGGATCATTTATTCAGTCATAACAGGGAATCTCTCTCTCGCCATCGGGCTAGGTATTTTGTATATTGTTGTTTTAATTCAAAGACAAATATCAGAACCGAAAGTCTTAAGTAATTCCATCGGGCTCAATCCTCTTGCTACACTTGTCTCACTATTTGTTGGGTTAAAATTGTTTGGTTTTCTCGGGCTTGTCCTTGGTCCTGCTTCTCTTGTCGTGTGGCAGGCTTTTCATCACGCAGGCGTTTTTCGGGATATTCATCACTTCATTATGCACGGCATACAAAAGTAA
- a CDS encoding DUF441 domain-containing protein codes for MFTQANLFLLLLLVIALIAKNHSLILAVSVLIVIKIIGLDQKIFPVLQSKGINWGVTVITIAVLVPIATGDIGFKQLGEAMKSSYAWIALGAGILVALIAKNGIVLLENDPHITAALVFGTILAVSLFKGVAVGPLIGAGIAYLAMQAVKFFSG; via the coding sequence ATGTTTACTCAAGCAAACTTATTTTTACTTCTCTTACTCGTTATTGCACTTATTGCGAAGAATCACTCGTTAATTTTAGCTGTTTCTGTGTTAATCGTGATTAAGATCATTGGATTGGATCAAAAAATTTTTCCGGTTCTACAATCAAAAGGCATCAATTGGGGTGTGACGGTAATTACGATCGCTGTGCTAGTTCCAATTGCAACAGGTGACATAGGGTTTAAACAGCTTGGAGAGGCCATGAAATCTTCCTATGCATGGATTGCTCTTGGAGCTGGTATATTAGTAGCACTTATTGCAAAGAACGGCATTGTTTTACTCGAGAATGATCCGCACATAACCGCAGCACTTGTGTTTGGCACCATTTTGGCTGTTAGTTTATTTAAAGGGGTCGCTGTTGGCCCACTGATCGGTGCAGGAATTGCTTACTTGGCGATGCAGGCTGTGAAATTTTTTAGCGGATGA
- the pfkA gene encoding 6-phosphofructokinase, whose amino-acid sequence MKRIGVLTSGGDSPGMNAAVRAVVRKAIYHNVEVYGIYNGYSGLINGKIEKLEIGSVGDIIHRGGTKLYTARCPEFKTVEGRKKGIENLKKFGIEGLVVIGGDGSFMGAKKLTELGFPCVGVPGTIDNDIPGTDFTIGFDTALNTVIDAIDKIRDTATSHERTYVVEVMGRHAGDIALWSGLAGGAESILIPEADYDMDEIIARLRRGHERGKKHSIIIVAEGVGSGVEFGKRIEEETSLETRVSVLGHIQRGGSPSAFDRVLASRLGAYAVELLLEGKGGRCVGIQSNELVHHDILEILDKKHTVDQNMYRLSQELSI is encoded by the coding sequence ATGAAGCGTATAGGAGTTTTAACGAGCGGTGGGGATTCCCCAGGAATGAATGCAGCTGTGCGCGCAGTTGTGAGAAAAGCAATTTACCATAATGTTGAAGTTTACGGTATTTATAATGGATATTCAGGTCTAATTAACGGTAAAATTGAGAAACTCGAAATTGGTTCAGTCGGCGATATTATTCATCGTGGAGGAACTAAACTTTACACGGCAAGATGTCCTGAATTCAAGACAGTTGAGGGTCGTAAAAAAGGGATTGAAAACTTAAAAAAATTCGGGATTGAAGGTCTTGTTGTCATTGGGGGAGACGGCTCTTTCATGGGAGCTAAGAAATTAACTGAACTTGGTTTTCCGTGTGTAGGTGTGCCGGGTACCATTGATAACGATATTCCAGGTACTGATTTCACAATTGGCTTTGATACAGCACTGAATACAGTGATTGATGCCATTGATAAAATTCGAGATACAGCTACATCTCATGAACGTACATACGTAGTGGAAGTAATGGGAAGACATGCTGGTGATATTGCTCTTTGGTCAGGTCTTGCAGGTGGAGCCGAATCTATATTAATTCCCGAAGCAGATTATGACATGGACGAGATTATTGCCAGATTGAGAAGAGGACATGAGCGTGGTAAGAAGCATAGTATCATCATCGTTGCAGAAGGTGTGGGCAGCGGAGTTGAGTTTGGTAAACGAATTGAAGAGGAGACAAGCCTTGAAACACGTGTGTCTGTCTTAGGGCATATTCAGCGCGGGGGATCTCCAAGTGCGTTTGACCGAGTGCTTGCAAGCCGTTTAGGAGCTTATGCGGTGGAACTTCTCCTTGAAGGAAAAGGCGGACGCTGTGTTGGTATTCAAAGCAACGAACTCGTTCACCACGATATTTTAGAAATCTTAGATAAAAAACATACAGTCGATCAAAATATGTACCGACTTTCACAAGAGCTCTCGATTTAA
- a CDS encoding FxsA family protein, with the protein MKETHEVIRLKNFLLLLILFPALEIGLFLISSQLIGILPTMFFIILTSALGAYLARKQGIAAFQKLQRDLQYGKMPGATIVDGFCILAGGLLLLIPGFLSDVIGALLLIPMTRKRFKPLLERWLRNMSNRRRFTIIR; encoded by the coding sequence ATGAAAGAGACCCATGAGGTGATACGGTTGAAAAATTTTCTACTATTACTGATTCTGTTTCCTGCATTGGAAATTGGTTTATTTTTAATATCAAGTCAATTAATCGGAATCCTGCCAACGATGTTTTTTATTATACTCACTAGCGCACTAGGTGCTTATTTAGCGAGAAAACAAGGGATTGCAGCCTTTCAAAAGCTGCAAAGAGATTTACAATATGGCAAAATGCCAGGTGCGACCATTGTAGATGGTTTTTGCATTCTAGCCGGCGGTTTACTTCTCTTGATTCCTGGGTTTTTATCCGATGTTATCGGTGCGCTGCTTTTGATACCTATGACGAGAAAACGATTCAAGCCATTACTTGAGCGCTGGTTAAGAAACATGTCCAACCGCAGACGCTTTACAATTATTCGATAA
- the citZ gene encoding citrate synthase, translating into MTATRGLEGIVATTSSVSSIIDDTLTYVGYNIDDLTEKASFEEIVYLLWHLKLPNEQELSELKQQLAENAQVPQEIIEHFKSYSLDGVHPMSAIRTAVSLLGLLDNESEIMDKEANYRKAIRLQAKISGLVAAFSRVRKGLEPVQPKEEYSYAANFLYMLKGEEPSPVEIEAIDKALILHADHELNASTFTARVCVATLSDIYSGVTAAIGALKGPLHGGANEGVMRMLSEIGEVENVDSYIHGKLEKKEKIMGFGHRVYRQGDPRAKHLKQMSQRLTNLTGEPKWYEMSVRIEEIVTSEKNLPPNVDFYSASVYHSLGIDHDLFTPIFVISRFSGWIAHILEQYDNNRLIRPRAEYIGPDLQTFIPISERD; encoded by the coding sequence ATGACAGCAACAAGAGGTCTTGAAGGTATTGTGGCAACAACTTCATCTGTAAGCTCAATTATTGATGATACTCTTACTTATGTAGGGTACAATATCGATGATTTAACTGAAAAAGCTTCATTCGAAGAGATTGTCTACCTGTTATGGCACCTGAAGCTGCCTAATGAGCAGGAGCTGAGCGAATTAAAGCAGCAGCTCGCAGAAAACGCTCAAGTTCCACAGGAGATCATTGAGCACTTTAAATCATATTCGCTGGATGGGGTTCATCCAATGTCAGCGATTCGTACAGCGGTATCCCTATTAGGTTTACTTGATAACGAATCGGAAATTATGGACAAAGAAGCGAATTACAGAAAAGCCATTCGATTGCAGGCGAAAATTTCTGGACTTGTCGCTGCATTTTCACGTGTTCGAAAGGGGCTTGAGCCTGTACAGCCAAAAGAAGAATACAGCTATGCTGCTAACTTCTTGTATATGTTAAAAGGCGAGGAGCCGTCACCTGTAGAAATTGAAGCGATTGATAAGGCACTCATTCTACACGCAGACCATGAATTAAATGCGTCGACATTTACAGCAAGAGTATGTGTTGCCACCCTATCTGATATCTACTCAGGTGTGACAGCTGCAATCGGCGCACTGAAGGGGCCACTGCATGGCGGTGCAAATGAAGGCGTAATGAGAATGCTTTCAGAGATAGGTGAAGTCGAAAACGTAGATTCCTATATTCATGGTAAGCTAGAGAAGAAAGAAAAAATTATGGGCTTTGGACATCGTGTATACCGTCAAGGTGACCCGCGTGCAAAGCATCTAAAACAAATGAGTCAGCGTTTAACCAACCTTACAGGCGAGCCGAAATGGTATGAAATGTCTGTCCGTATAGAGGAAATCGTGACATCAGAGAAAAATCTGCCACCGAATGTTGATTTTTATTCTGCATCTGTATATCACAGTCTTGGTATTGATCATGACTTGTTTACACCGATTTTTGTAATTAGTCGATTCTCTGGATGGATTGCTCACATTTTAGAGCAATATGACAACAACCGTCTCATCCGTCCAAGAGCTGAATACATTGGACCTGATCTTCAAACATTTATTCCGATCAGTGAAAGAGACTAA
- the pyk gene encoding pyruvate kinase, giving the protein MRKTKIVCTIGPASESIEKLTELIEAGMNVARLNFSHGDFKEHGARIENIRKAGRALGKDIAILLDTKGPEIRTRTVENGSIELVAGADLVVTMEDIVGNTDKISVTYEDLIHDVQVGSTILLDDGLIGLEVKELDFDRKEILTKVMNTGTLKNKKGVNVPGVRVNLPGITEKDANDILFGIEQGVDFIAASFVRRASDVLEIRELLEKNNAADIQIIPKIENQEGVDNIDEILEVSDGLMVARGDLGVEIPAEEVPLVQKKLIKKCNKLGKPVITATQMLDSMQRNPRPTRAEASDVANAIFDGTDAIMLSGETAAGIYPVEAVQTMHNIASRSEEALNYKAILTRRSEEVDVSITDAIGQSVAHTAMKLDVAAIVTPTESGHTARMISKYRPKAPIVAVTANESVARKLSLVFGVFAKSGSNTNSTDEMLENAVEKSIETGYVRHGDLIVITAGVPVGEAGTTNLMKVYVVGDIIAKGQGIGRKSAYGPVVIAQSGKEAEEKMQEGAILVANCTDRDMMSALEKASALITEEGGLTSHAAVVGLSLGIPVIVGLENATTLLKEGEEITVDPARGAIYKGRASVL; this is encoded by the coding sequence ATGAGAAAGACAAAAATCGTTTGTACAATCGGTCCAGCAAGTGAAAGCATTGAAAAGCTGACTGAATTGATTGAAGCAGGAATGAATGTAGCCAGACTAAACTTCTCTCATGGAGATTTTAAAGAGCATGGTGCACGTATCGAAAACATTCGTAAAGCTGGCAGAGCATTAGGCAAGGACATTGCAATTCTTCTTGATACAAAAGGTCCGGAAATCCGCACACGTACAGTTGAAAACGGCTCAATTGAGCTAGTAGCTGGTGCTGATCTTGTTGTGACTATGGAAGACATTGTCGGGAATACCGACAAAATTAGTGTTACATACGAAGATTTAATTCATGATGTACAAGTGGGATCAACGATTTTATTAGACGATGGTTTGATTGGTTTAGAAGTTAAAGAACTCGACTTTGACCGTAAAGAAATTTTAACCAAAGTCATGAACACAGGTACATTGAAAAATAAAAAAGGTGTAAACGTACCAGGTGTTAGGGTGAACCTCCCAGGTATTACAGAAAAGGATGCAAACGATATTCTTTTCGGTATTGAACAAGGCGTTGATTTCATCGCAGCTTCTTTTGTGAGACGAGCTTCTGATGTTCTTGAGATTCGTGAGCTTCTTGAAAAGAACAATGCAGCAGATATTCAAATCATTCCTAAGATTGAAAACCAAGAGGGTGTCGATAACATTGATGAGATCCTTGAGGTATCTGATGGTCTTATGGTCGCACGTGGAGATCTTGGTGTAGAGATTCCTGCAGAAGAAGTACCGCTTGTTCAAAAAAAATTAATCAAAAAATGCAATAAATTAGGCAAGCCTGTCATCACAGCAACACAAATGCTTGACAGTATGCAGCGTAACCCGCGTCCAACTCGTGCGGAGGCTAGTGATGTTGCCAATGCTATCTTTGACGGCACAGATGCCATCATGCTTTCTGGAGAAACGGCAGCGGGAATTTACCCTGTTGAAGCTGTTCAAACAATGCATAACATTGCTTCACGTTCAGAGGAAGCATTGAATTATAAAGCCATTCTTACTCGCAGAAGCGAAGAAGTAGATGTCAGCATTACAGATGCCATTGGTCAATCCGTTGCACATACTGCAATGAAGCTGGACGTAGCAGCCATTGTCACACCGACGGAAAGTGGTCATACGGCTAGAATGATTTCAAAATATAGACCAAAAGCACCAATCGTTGCAGTGACAGCAAATGAGTCTGTTGCAAGAAAGCTATCTCTTGTATTCGGTGTATTTGCAAAGAGCGGTTCAAATACGAACTCTACAGATGAAATGCTTGAGAATGCAGTAGAAAAATCAATCGAAACAGGCTATGTGAGGCATGGCGACTTGATTGTCATTACGGCGGGTGTTCCAGTTGGTGAAGCGGGTACAACAAACTTAATGAAAGTTTATGTTGTAGGTGACATCATTGCTAAGGGTCAAGGCATTGGCCGTAAATCTGCATATGGACCGGTTGTGATTGCACAAAGTGGAAAAGAAGCAGAAGAAAAAATGCAAGAAGGCGCTATTCTAGTGGCGAACTGCACAGATCGTGATATGATGAGTGCACTTGAGAAGGCATCTGCTCTTATCACTGAGGAAGGCGGTTTAACAAGCCATGCAGCAGTTGTTGGACTCAGCCTTGGTATTCCAGTGATCGTAGGTCTAGAGAATGCCACAACACTTCTAAAAGAAGGAGAAGAGATTACAGTAGATCCAGCACGCGGAGCGATTTATAAAGGCCGTGCAAGCGTTCTTTAA